The nucleotide window TCCTAGTGACTGCTGTCCAACGTGCTCCTGAGGTTGTATCGGAAAGTGCCGAGGAAGCGGCGCAAGCCCTCCCTCAGGGTTCCCTCCTTCTAACTGTCGCGGTCGATGATCTTCAGGCGCAGAAAATTGTTTTTGCCGCTGAATTTGCGAAACTTTGGTTGAGCAAGGAACCGAGTGATGCCAAGGAAAGCAAATCGGAAGTAGTACAAAAGACGAAGGTATACCGATGAGCCGCTTCCTTTTCATCGGCTCAGATGACTCCTTCGAGGAGAAGCTTCGACTGGCTGTAGCTGGCGGGCTGCCGGGTGACGTGGCAAGAGTCAGTTCGAGCACCGCCATGAGGGAGGCACAACAGCTGCTATCTCTGGTGGCGGATAATCGACCCGAAGTGATTATCCTTGGCCCCGATCTCGTGACAGAGGACGCATTGAGACTCGCGATGGTTCTAGACGTCCAGTTCCCTGGACTAAGCGTCGTCCTAGTCGCCGAAACGACCCCTGAACTCGTTCTCCAGGCAATGCGTTCCGGCGTCCGGGACGTCATGAGTCCACTAGCCGACATACCGTCGATCCGGATCCTATTGGAGCGGGCGGGTCACGTTTTCGCCAGTAGATACCGATCAGGGTCTCAAGGGACGATGCCACCCAGCGAACTGGGGCTCGTGATTGGTGTGTTTTCGCCAAAGGGCGGTGTCGGCAAAACGACCATAGCCACCAACCTCGCCGTCGGGCTCGGCAAAGTAGCCCCGATGAATGTCGTCATTGTGGATTTGGATCTGCAGTTCGGCGATGTCGCTTCGGGCCTCTACCTGAACCCTGAGCACACCATGACAGACGCCGTCTCGAATTCTGCGAGCCAGGATTCCATGGTGCTCAAGGCATTCCTGACCGTTCACCCGGCGAACATCTACGCATTGTGCGCGCCGCGGGATCCAGTATCTGCCGATTTGATAACGGCCGATCAAATTACGCACGTGCTACAGCAACTGACAGCACAGTTCAAATATGTGATCGTCGATACCGGTCCTGGACTGACCGAACATACATTGGCTGCTCTTGAGCAGTGCACGGACGCAGTCTGGGTTGCGGGAATGGACGTTTCCAGTGTAAGAAGCCTTCGTACTGGACTTGACGTCCTGAGGAAGCTTGAGCTTACGCCAGAAAACCGCCATGTGGTCCTAAACTTTGCGGATGCGAAGTCCGGTTTGAGCGTTCAAGACATCGAAGCGAGTCTCGCTGCTCCGATCGATATTGCAATCCCACGTTCCAAGGCTCTGTCGTACTCGACAAATCGTGGGATTCCAGTATTACAGGACGATGCGAAAGATCCTGCGACGAAAAGTCTGAAAGCTCTTGTGCAGCGATTTGATCCGAAAACGAAGGAGAAACGGCGCAAGCAGCATCGAAGGGCGGTTGTCCAATGAAGCTCTCCGACCGTATGAATTCAGCGCTCAAGCAGCAACAACTCGTCCATGAGTCGTCCGGGGAATCGACAAATGCAGCGGTACCTGCAGCGCTGGTTGAAGTAGCCGTCAAGTCTGCAGCCGCTGCCCCCGCAACTATTGATATTACTGCGGTGCCCATTGATGCGCTGTCAGGGCTCAAACGCCGGGCCGCGAATTCTCTGTTTGACCGAATGGGTGCCCGGTTCAATGATTCGA belongs to Arthrobacter crystallopoietes and includes:
- a CDS encoding AAA family ATPase, with translation MSRFLFIGSDDSFEEKLRLAVAGGLPGDVARVSSSTAMREAQQLLSLVADNRPEVIILGPDLVTEDALRLAMVLDVQFPGLSVVLVAETTPELVLQAMRSGVRDVMSPLADIPSIRILLERAGHVFASRYRSGSQGTMPPSELGLVIGVFSPKGGVGKTTIATNLAVGLGKVAPMNVVIVDLDLQFGDVASGLYLNPEHTMTDAVSNSASQDSMVLKAFLTVHPANIYALCAPRDPVSADLITADQITHVLQQLTAQFKYVIVDTGPGLTEHTLAALEQCTDAVWVAGMDVSSVRSLRTGLDVLRKLELTPENRHVVLNFADAKSGLSVQDIEASLAAPIDIAIPRSKALSYSTNRGIPVLQDDAKDPATKSLKALVQRFDPKTKEKRRKQHRRAVVQ